One Candidatus Neomarinimicrobiota bacterium DNA window includes the following coding sequences:
- a CDS encoding patatin-like phospholipase family protein: MRIFKKRKKRIGLALSGGAVLGAAHVGVLRALQEHDISVDFVSGTSIGAFIAAFVAAGKTWEEIEEIAKRLKWLDVSGISLPQMGLLSNKKMGKLLKETLGDITFEKAQIPAAMIATDIVNGEKVILKEGDIASAVMASTCIPGIFAPVKREGHLLVDGGVLENVPITPLQDFGADMIIAVDLIAHHYIQEPDNIVEVLLNTFDFMITNASRMYTNQADILITPNLSGASRVNMNQIPELIEIGYETAKEILNAEF; the protein is encoded by the coding sequence ATGAGGATTTTTAAGAAACGCAAAAAGCGTATCGGTCTTGCTCTGAGTGGCGGGGCGGTTCTGGGTGCTGCACATGTCGGTGTTTTAAGGGCTTTGCAAGAACATGATATTTCCGTGGATTTTGTATCCGGCACCAGTATCGGTGCTTTTATTGCTGCATTTGTCGCTGCCGGAAAAACCTGGGAAGAAATTGAAGAGATTGCCAAAAGATTAAAATGGCTGGATGTCTCCGGCATCTCCCTGCCCCAGATGGGACTCCTGTCCAATAAGAAGATGGGCAAACTTTTAAAAGAAACATTGGGGGATATCACGTTTGAAAAGGCTCAAATTCCGGCCGCTATGATCGCTACCGATATTGTCAATGGAGAAAAGGTGATTTTGAAAGAGGGAGATATTGCCTCCGCCGTGATGGCCAGCACCTGCATTCCGGGAATTTTTGCTCCGGTGAAACGGGAAGGACACCTTCTTGTGGATGGTGGCGTTCTGGAAAATGTCCCCATTACCCCCCTTCAGGATTTCGGAGCCGATATGATTATCGCCGTGGACCTGATTGCCCATCATTATATCCAGGAACCGGACAATATTGTGGAAGTCCTCTTGAATACCTTTGATTTTATGATTACCAATGCCTCCAGAATGTACACGAATCAAGCTGATATTCTTATCACTCCCAACCTCTCCGGTGCCAGCCGGGTGAACATGAACCAAATACCGGAATTGATTGAAATTGGATATGAAACGGCAAAGGAAATTTTGAATGCTGAATTCTGA
- a CDS encoding T9SS type A sorting domain-containing protein has product MVGQSVNGLLPGFFPSPAFNEQVITFSYAPDIRVHINAACPDSFDTNKPVGLVLYALPNGNTIEQTVGKQMEAGDDWHYDIQHIGAQTRFLRRKISGYNLVVVYLETSQKSWPAWKSLHPNHADIIMNLTDYLKTCFKSMDPFIILTGHSGGGRFTFSFMDGVSAIPGDVKRILFLDSNYGYEHSYGDKMIEWLNSAPDRYLTVIAYNDSVALYNGEPIVSPTGGTWYRSRIMQRYMADSFSFTTSEDEDFIRHSALDGRLRFILKKNPAQAILHTVQVEKNGFIHGMLTGTAEENQDYIYYGDRAYTDWIQTEEYQFTGLQIPLRSEDAKTGSEFMQSILNMSFEDREQAIRDEIFTGNIPHFLRGLKTVETIFTDANGVSHDVSYQVMPDYLAIGSDEDFCRIPMGPITAQRIADHFGGSMPTRKLVDHIYVNADVKLEPVTYPWSEESVKVSRFIEHNEDIEALRLAAGGELGQLMGGLKKDVVISNLITDPSRPNHVVIYGWHKPDGTPWQPLYNGHIASYVDYSHGIRLLHGNVLIDGEATEIKTVLRDPVLYKILSDETGPMFQPTYIADAFLPAKPKSWGVTTDSDGMVKIRVKPDPAVDSYRLYSSPDGLSFQSAASFGSSEYLLNTGNQDTLLFFKLQAENSAGLSGETEVLAVYTVPGLEPDIFLIDGFDRASTGNTCDFIRYHAHAVKELGLPFVSATNEAVTGDLIHLGEYTVVDYILGDESTVDETFSTGEQAKVKTFLQAGGRLFVSGAEIAWDLDYKGSSTDKDFFRNFLKAQYTADAPGNVSGTYYSAEGIEGGLFDGIHNITFDNGTHGTLNVKWADAVTGVNGGENVIRYKNVSTHTIGGVSFEGLFPGGSVPGKLVYMGFPFETVYPANMRNILMEKILSFLQAEPSAVDDTEAGLPSNYFLAQNYPNPFNPSTSIRYGIPRGNHVKLEIFDLRGNRIAVLINEFQSEGTYTVQWDGRSQSGTPVSSGFYVCHLKSGAFSSGIKMMVVK; this is encoded by the coding sequence TTGGTCGGACAGTCGGTCAATGGACTTCTCCCGGGCTTTTTCCCCAGTCCTGCTTTTAACGAACAGGTGATCACTTTTTCCTATGCCCCCGATATCCGCGTCCACATCAATGCTGCCTGTCCGGACAGTTTTGATACGAATAAACCGGTGGGACTGGTACTCTATGCTTTGCCCAACGGAAATACGATTGAACAAACGGTGGGAAAACAGATGGAGGCCGGGGACGACTGGCATTATGATATTCAGCACATCGGCGCCCAGACCCGTTTTCTCCGCCGGAAAATCTCCGGCTACAATCTTGTGGTGGTCTATCTGGAAACATCCCAAAAAAGCTGGCCTGCCTGGAAAAGTCTGCACCCCAACCATGCGGACATCATAATGAATCTGACAGATTATCTGAAAACCTGTTTTAAATCCATGGATCCATTTATTATCCTGACGGGACACAGCGGCGGCGGACGCTTTACGTTCTCATTTATGGATGGTGTATCAGCAATCCCCGGTGATGTAAAACGGATTCTCTTTCTGGACAGCAATTATGGCTATGAACACAGTTACGGTGATAAAATGATTGAATGGCTGAATTCGGCACCGGACCGTTATTTAACCGTAATCGCTTATAACGACAGCGTGGCCCTGTACAACGGTGAACCCATTGTTTCGCCCACAGGCGGCACCTGGTACCGGAGCCGCATCATGCAGCGGTATATGGCGGATTCCTTTTCTTTTACGACTTCCGAAGATGAGGATTTTATCCGTCATTCGGCATTGGACGGCCGCCTTCGCTTTATTCTCAAAAAGAATCCCGCACAGGCCATACTCCATACGGTCCAGGTGGAAAAAAACGGATTTATCCACGGGATGCTGACGGGGACGGCGGAGGAAAATCAGGATTATATCTACTATGGGGACAGGGCCTATACGGATTGGATTCAGACTGAGGAATACCAATTCACCGGACTCCAAATTCCCCTCCGGTCCGAGGATGCCAAAACCGGTTCGGAATTTATGCAATCAATCCTGAATATGTCTTTTGAAGATCGGGAACAAGCTATCCGGGATGAAATATTCACGGGAAATATCCCCCACTTCCTCCGGGGTTTGAAAACCGTGGAAACAATATTTACCGATGCCAATGGCGTCAGTCACGATGTTTCTTATCAGGTGATGCCCGATTACCTGGCTATCGGGTCGGATGAGGATTTTTGCCGGATTCCCATGGGACCCATAACCGCCCAGAGGATTGCTGACCATTTTGGCGGTTCCATGCCCACACGGAAGCTTGTGGATCATATTTATGTCAATGCGGACGTCAAATTGGAACCGGTGACCTATCCATGGTCCGAAGAGAGTGTGAAAGTCTCACGCTTTATTGAACATAACGAAGATATTGAAGCGTTGCGCCTGGCTGCCGGTGGGGAATTGGGACAGCTTATGGGCGGTTTGAAGAAGGATGTGGTGATCAGCAATCTGATTACCGATCCATCCCGTCCCAATCATGTAGTTATTTACGGCTGGCACAAACCGGACGGCACGCCCTGGCAACCCCTCTATAACGGACATATTGCCTCCTATGTGGATTACAGTCACGGTATCCGGCTGCTTCATGGGAATGTCCTCATTGATGGAGAAGCAACGGAGATAAAAACCGTGCTTCGGGATCCGGTTCTCTATAAAATTCTCAGCGATGAAACGGGTCCCATGTTTCAGCCCACCTATATCGCCGATGCATTCCTGCCGGCTAAACCCAAATCCTGGGGAGTCACAACAGATTCCGATGGTATGGTGAAAATTCGGGTAAAACCCGATCCGGCCGTGGATTCCTACCGCCTGTATAGCAGTCCGGACGGACTCTCCTTTCAGTCCGCAGCATCATTTGGTTCATCGGAGTATCTTCTGAATACGGGAAATCAGGACACCCTGCTTTTTTTTAAACTTCAGGCTGAAAACAGTGCCGGTCTCTCAGGTGAAACGGAGGTCCTGGCCGTGTACACGGTGCCCGGTTTGGAACCGGATATTTTCCTGATCGATGGGTTTGACCGGGCATCCACAGGCAATACCTGCGATTTTATCCGTTATCATGCCCATGCCGTCAAAGAACTGGGATTGCCGTTTGTATCCGCCACGAATGAGGCTGTCACGGGAGATCTTATCCACCTGGGGGAATATACGGTGGTGGATTATATTCTGGGGGATGAATCCACGGTGGATGAAACCTTTTCAACGGGTGAACAGGCAAAAGTGAAGACTTTCTTACAGGCGGGGGGCAGGCTCTTTGTTTCCGGTGCGGAAATTGCCTGGGACCTGGATTACAAAGGTTCTTCCACCGATAAAGATTTTTTCCGGAATTTTTTGAAAGCCCAATATACCGCTGATGCACCGGGGAATGTGTCCGGGACATACTACAGTGCCGAAGGGATTGAGGGAGGATTATTTGATGGGATCCATAATATCACTTTTGATAACGGAACCCATGGAACGCTGAATGTGAAATGGGCGGATGCAGTGACGGGTGTGAATGGGGGAGAAAACGTAATCCGGTATAAAAACGTCAGTACACATACCATCGGCGGGGTCAGTTTTGAAGGACTCTTTCCGGGAGGATCGGTACCTGGTAAGCTTGTATATATGGGATTTCCTTTCGAAACGGTGTATCCTGCAAACATGCGGAACATCCTCATGGAAAAGATTCTTTCATTTCTTCAGGCTGAACCGTCGGCCGTCGATGATACGGAGGCAGGGCTTCCCTCGAATTATTTTCTTGCACAAAATTATCCAAACCCCTTCAATCCCAGTACATCTATCCGCTATGGGATTCCCCGTGGCAATCATGTGAAGCTGGAAATTTTCGATCTTCGGGGGAACAGGATTGCCGTCCTGATTAATGAATTTCAATCCGAAGGGACTTATACGGTCCAATGGGACGGCCGGTCCCAGTCCGGAACTCCGGTGAGTTCCGGATTCTATGTTTGTCATTTAAAGTCCGGAGCATTTTCTTCCGGGATAAAGATGATGGTTGTTAAATAA
- a CDS encoding T9SS type A sorting domain-containing protein, translating to MKRTFFIIWLLAAVFLSANPIWVGAIPSELYFDESGDWVLEIYQEIHGMPPDSIFLHSSDGMAKITQYDTTRYFIVTKDSLDRPLDINRSGDYLSIYYYVSGYSMTDSIVFGDYPGSTVYNLRQGQSINSWIGTSICYKDNSPTLGYENDYAGALGKIYGYMYNKDQEPIAKRNFRIYYGSQGFIETDELGFFEGNLLARTYVINELFLFDSTSHVEKVTFQERVFDIEEGDSLRVDFIQAPASTEGRPQFAMPFAITLKSYPNPARNTTTLSIDPCEDNLSGLSLFVYNIRGQRVDVLTPRSGIFPYDCAHLSQGVYLLVLNRASRIVSTHKLQIIK from the coding sequence ATGAAACGAACGTTTTTTATTATATGGTTGTTGGCTGCCGTGTTCCTTTCCGCGAATCCCATCTGGGTAGGTGCCATACCTTCAGAACTTTATTTTGATGAATCGGGGGACTGGGTTCTGGAGATTTATCAGGAAATCCATGGCATGCCGCCGGACAGCATTTTCCTTCATTCCTCAGATGGTATGGCAAAAATTACACAGTATGATACGACACGTTATTTTATAGTAACAAAGGATAGTCTGGACAGACCCCTTGACATTAACAGATCAGGAGATTATCTCAGCATTTACTACTACGTATCTGGTTATTCCATGACAGATAGCATTGTCTTTGGTGATTACCCCGGTTCAACAGTCTACAATCTTCGTCAGGGACAGTCAATCAACAGTTGGATTGGTACGTCCATCTGTTATAAGGACAATTCACCGACATTGGGTTACGAGAATGATTATGCCGGTGCCCTGGGTAAAATTTACGGTTACATGTATAATAAAGATCAGGAACCGATAGCAAAACGGAATTTCAGGATTTATTACGGAAGTCAGGGTTTTATTGAGACTGACGAGTTGGGATTTTTTGAAGGGAATCTTCTGGCCAGAACTTATGTGATCAATGAATTATTTCTTTTTGATTCAACCAGCCATGTTGAAAAAGTGACTTTCCAGGAGCGGGTTTTTGATATTGAGGAAGGTGACAGTCTTCGGGTGGATTTCATTCAGGCCCCGGCATCAACAGAAGGCCGCCCGCAGTTCGCCATGCCCTTTGCCATAACCCTGAAATCCTATCCCAATCCCGCCCGGAACACGACCACCTTATCCATTGATCCCTGTGAAGATAATCTTTCCGGTTTATCCCTCTTCGTCTATAACATCCGTGGCCAACGAGTGGATGTCCTTACACCCCGCTCAGGGATTTTTCCCTATGATTGTGCCCATTTGTCTCAGGGTGTGTATTTGCTGGTTTTGAACCGGGCTTCCCGCATTGTGTCTACACATAAACTGCAGATCATTAAATGA
- a CDS encoding TonB-dependent receptor has protein sequence MVGSLQAANISGYITAVKTGEPLSYANIILVRTDYGAATSVHGYYVITGIPPGEYTLRAMMMGYATREIPVRLTPDENLRIDLSLDVSVIQGETVTVTAERTRFENKVDVSRLNLNLREIKSAPAFIESDVFRSLQLLPGITSRNDFSAALIVRGGSPDENLILLDGSEVYNPYHIGGIFSTFNADAIAGAEFTAGGFTPEFGGRLSSVLEINTREGDSKNGRFFKNTILGPYFDISHIRGEVNILSSKILLEGPLYKGSWLLSGRRTYFDVLAGLYNRIKNDPQNWQYYFGDLQLKITRKLNDTNHLTFNSFGGHDVLAFTLEPGSDNEINFDWDWGNRTNSLNWRWVPNALIYNELILSRTDYLFDVDLSFTQIDSAGRKAETRILVDNSVYDFTLHNNLTLFAGPAHQVKTGISLKFLEMGLDFNLDGTSLLQVGNKPYIIEAYLQDQWKINVRLTFQGGIRLSKYEPHDRLYFQPRFGFKYNLTENCKFKFSTGRYHQFIFTTNDDNEILRVVDFWEPVPANLPVQESLHTIAGLEQWLGEGFTFSLEGYYKAYPSVLDGNPNNDPSDDTDDFIAGSGYAYGGEILLKRERGRLTGWIGYAYSRVYKHIDLNQDGIISRQDGEKFPLKYDTPHRVNILLNYRLSDKSNLSFNYVFQNGQRYTPVVAKVFHRSGFTDLLNPYGNLSTLNGKTNTATFPNYIRADLGYARDINFCGISGTFKIQIINVSNHFNILMYNWDHGESPSRVTALGMFPLIPSMGLEFEL, from the coding sequence ATGGTGGGATCCCTTCAGGCGGCCAATATCAGCGGGTATATCACGGCAGTTAAAACAGGTGAGCCGCTGAGCTATGCGAATATTATTCTTGTGAGAACGGATTACGGTGCGGCCACATCAGTCCACGGATATTACGTAATAACGGGGATCCCCCCTGGAGAATACACCCTTCGGGCAATGATGATGGGATATGCCACACGGGAGATACCTGTTCGCCTGACTCCGGATGAGAATCTCCGTATTGATTTAAGTCTGGATGTGTCGGTGATTCAGGGTGAAACGGTAACGGTCACGGCAGAACGGACCCGTTTTGAAAACAAGGTGGATGTGAGCCGGCTGAACCTGAATCTCCGGGAGATAAAATCCGCACCGGCTTTTATTGAAAGTGATGTCTTTCGCAGTCTTCAGCTTCTGCCGGGAATTACTTCCCGGAACGATTTCAGCGCCGCCCTGATTGTCCGCGGGGGGAGTCCCGATGAAAATCTCATTCTCCTGGACGGCAGCGAAGTGTATAACCCTTATCATATTGGAGGAATTTTCAGCACCTTCAATGCCGATGCCATCGCCGGTGCCGAATTCACGGCAGGAGGTTTCACACCGGAATTCGGTGGAAGACTGAGCTCGGTCCTGGAAATCAACACCCGGGAAGGTGATTCAAAGAACGGCCGTTTTTTCAAAAACACCATCCTGGGACCCTATTTCGATATCAGTCATATCAGGGGTGAAGTGAACATTCTCAGTTCTAAAATCCTTCTGGAAGGTCCTCTTTACAAGGGGAGCTGGCTTCTCAGCGGACGACGTACCTATTTTGACGTACTTGCCGGACTCTATAACCGGATAAAAAACGATCCTCAGAACTGGCAGTATTACTTCGGAGATCTGCAACTCAAAATCACCCGGAAACTCAATGACACAAACCATTTGACCTTCAACAGTTTCGGCGGACATGACGTACTGGCATTCACACTGGAACCCGGTTCCGACAACGAGATCAATTTTGACTGGGACTGGGGAAATCGGACAAACAGTCTGAACTGGCGATGGGTACCTAATGCCTTGATCTATAACGAGCTCATTCTCAGTCGTACCGATTATCTTTTTGATGTGGACCTGTCATTTACCCAAATAGACAGTGCCGGACGGAAGGCTGAAACCCGGATTTTGGTGGACAACTCCGTCTATGATTTTACACTTCACAATAATCTGACTCTTTTTGCAGGACCGGCACACCAGGTAAAAACCGGGATCAGTCTGAAATTTCTGGAAATGGGCCTGGATTTCAACCTGGATGGAACATCCCTGCTGCAGGTGGGGAACAAACCTTATATTATAGAAGCCTACCTTCAGGATCAGTGGAAAATCAACGTACGCCTGACATTTCAAGGAGGAATCCGTCTGAGTAAATATGAACCCCATGACCGTCTATATTTTCAACCCCGGTTCGGTTTTAAATATAATCTGACGGAAAACTGCAAATTCAAATTCAGTACCGGGCGGTATCATCAGTTTATTTTTACAACCAATGATGACAATGAAATTCTTCGGGTCGTGGATTTTTGGGAACCGGTCCCGGCGAATCTTCCTGTCCAGGAGAGTCTGCACACTATTGCGGGACTTGAGCAGTGGCTGGGTGAAGGTTTTACCTTTTCATTGGAGGGATACTACAAAGCCTATCCATCCGTTTTGGACGGGAATCCCAACAACGATCCGTCCGATGATACCGATGATTTCATTGCCGGATCAGGATATGCCTACGGCGGTGAAATCCTCCTGAAACGGGAACGGGGCAGACTCACAGGCTGGATCGGATATGCCTATTCACGGGTCTATAAGCACATCGATCTGAACCAGGACGGCATCATCTCCCGGCAGGACGGCGAAAAATTCCCCCTGAAGTACGATACACCTCACCGTGTAAATATCCTCCTGAATTACCGTCTGAGCGACAAAAGCAATCTTTCCTTCAATTATGTATTCCAGAACGGCCAGCGATATACACCGGTTGTGGCAAAAGTCTTTCACCGAAGCGGATTTACAGATCTCCTGAATCCCTATGGAAATCTGAGTACACTCAACGGAAAAACCAATACTGCCACATTTCCCAACTACATCCGGGCAGACCTGGGCTATGCGCGGGATATAAATTTTTGTGGAATATCCGGCACATTCAAAATCCAGATTATCAATGTCAGTAATCATTTCAATATCCTCATGTACAACTGGGATCACGGTGAGAGTCCCAGCCGGGTAACAGCTTTGGGAATGTTCCCGTTAATCCCTTCCATGGGGCTGGAGTTTGAATTATGA
- a CDS encoding DUF4249 family protein: MKKLILLITMLTLFTACEKQISITEFSEFYENYEPELRVEAFLDASTPMSSLVMVDRSIRIDDTEIFSDIDEEATWQDSIERISRQLADSTALVSIKNLKTGDIIPFLWVCSADSFQYSFWKDETSILPDSFVTHHYGGFKPAVPFQVDLNSEYELSVISTAYGKTITARTRPVPPVQLLNLDFTQHTGDTLYYTFGEENTLYWLSDTSATSYYITLYGYIPDGRVLINSNSGFSLETDDINYPGYTLGFTFFPPFLTEGRYEFTIRALNADLSRYYVSSLPVNNSKVSNLRDQNGNPVMGIFGSYSSVEKVLIIR; encoded by the coding sequence ATGAAGAAGCTCATTCTGCTGATCACTATGCTGACTCTGTTCACCGCCTGTGAAAAACAAATCAGCATCACGGAGTTTTCCGAATTTTACGAAAATTATGAACCCGAACTCCGGGTTGAAGCCTTTCTGGATGCAAGTACTCCCATGAGCAGTCTCGTCATGGTGGATCGGAGCATTCGCATAGACGACACGGAAATCTTCAGCGATATTGACGAAGAAGCCACCTGGCAGGATTCGATTGAACGGATCAGCAGGCAACTGGCAGACAGCACGGCATTGGTGTCCATAAAAAATCTTAAAACCGGAGATATCATTCCTTTTTTATGGGTATGCAGTGCCGATTCTTTTCAATATAGTTTCTGGAAAGATGAAACATCAATTCTTCCGGACAGCTTTGTGACGCACCATTATGGCGGATTTAAACCGGCTGTTCCTTTTCAGGTGGATTTGAACAGCGAGTATGAATTATCAGTGATCAGTACTGCTTATGGAAAAACAATCACAGCCCGGACCCGTCCTGTCCCGCCGGTTCAACTATTAAACCTGGATTTCACACAACATACGGGGGATACCCTGTATTATACCTTTGGAGAGGAAAATACTTTGTACTGGCTTTCGGACACCAGCGCTACATCTTATTATATCACTCTGTACGGATATATCCCCGACGGGCGGGTTCTTATCAATTCCAATTCGGGATTTTCACTGGAAACAGACGACATTAACTATCCCGGTTATACTCTTGGATTTACCTTTTTCCCGCCCTTTTTAACGGAAGGCCGGTATGAATTCACCATCCGTGCCCTGAATGCTGATCTGTCCCGATATTATGTTTCTTCCCTGCCTGTAAACAACTCAAAAGTCAGCAATCTTCGGGACCAGAACGGCAACCCGGTCATGGGAATATTCGGAAGTTACAGCTCGGTTGAGAAGGTCCTGATTATCCGCTGA
- a CDS encoding MBL fold metallo-hydrolase: protein MKHVSLYIVYDNTSRQKDLTADWGFSAIIEAGKKHILFDTGSDGQILLQNMERMGIDPKQIDTVFISHHHFDHTGGLATFLHENPDVRVFVPKSLRGVKRAKEVIHIDEACTIDDGLHSTGELMGIEQSLIIETDAGLLLIAGCSHPGLEHIIPVAEKYGHIHALVGGFHGFKQYEVLKNIDFLCPTHCTQHIAEIAGRYPKKYIEGGAGTRLIFPMKTGLQT, encoded by the coding sequence ATGAAACACGTTTCATTATACATTGTATACGACAATACCAGCCGGCAAAAAGATTTGACAGCCGATTGGGGATTTTCTGCAATCATCGAAGCAGGGAAAAAACATATTTTGTTTGATACGGGATCGGACGGACAGATCCTGCTGCAAAACATGGAACGGATGGGGATAGATCCGAAACAAATTGACACCGTATTTATCTCCCACCACCATTTCGACCATACCGGCGGACTGGCAACCTTTTTACATGAAAACCCCGATGTCCGGGTGTTTGTCCCTAAATCCCTCCGCGGTGTAAAGCGTGCAAAGGAAGTTATCCATATCGATGAAGCCTGTACCATTGATGACGGGCTCCATTCCACCGGCGAGTTAATGGGCATCGAACAATCCCTGATTATTGAAACGGACGCCGGTTTACTACTGATTGCAGGCTGTTCCCATCCCGGACTTGAACATATTATACCGGTTGCGGAAAAATATGGCCACATCCATGCCTTAGTTGGGGGATTTCACGGTTTTAAACAGTATGAGGTACTGAAAAACATCGACTTCTTATGTCCTACACATTGTACACAACATATCGCAGAAATAGCCGGCCGGTATCCGAAGAAATATATTGAAGGCGGAGCCGGCACCCGGTTAATATTTCCCATGAAAACAGGATTGCAAACATGA